The Lycium barbarum isolate Lr01 chromosome 9, ASM1917538v2, whole genome shotgun sequence genome has a segment encoding these proteins:
- the LOC132609325 gene encoding transcription factor bHLH153-like codes for MMQHKRSPISIEHSTGLTSLTPKRLKADMPISSKEKKEKFGERIVALQQLVSPYGKTDTASVLLEAMGYINFLHEQVKVLSAPYLGNMPMSKTQESQPYNLRSKGLCLVPVSYTVGVASSNGADIWAPIKSSQKF; via the exons ATGATGCAACACAAAAGAAGCCCAATTTCAATTGAGCATAGCACTGGCCTCACATCTCTTACGCCAAAACGACTAAAGGCCGATATGCCTATTTCCTCCAAG GAGAAGAAAGAGAAGTTCGGTGAACGAATAGTAGCTCTCCAGCAGCTGGTGTCACCATATGGCAAG ACAGATACGGCTTCTGTTCTCCTTGAAGCAATGGGATACATAAACTTCCTCCATGAACAAGTGAAG GTGTTGAGTGCACCATACCTCGGAAATATGCCAATGTCTAAGACACAG GAATCACAGCCTTACAATTTGAGAAGCAAAGGCTTATGTCTTGTGCCAGTTTCATATACTGTTGGAGTGGCTAGCAGCAATGGTGCTGATATTTGGGCTCCCATTAAGTCCTCACAAAAGTTCTAG